One genomic region from Maridesulfovibrio frigidus DSM 17176 encodes:
- a CDS encoding CheR family methyltransferase produces the protein MNLEPFKKILKKAMGLAPDSLGKSGVKHALQVRMRELGCDEAQYLNVLRNDEREVSELVEEVVVPETWFFRDTKPFELLSETALSCRKDSFKVLSAPCSTGEEPYSVAMALMGAGLPQKRIRVDAVDISVRALDKAKKGVYTDNSFRSELPPYAEGCFEKKEHGRILADRVRNIVNFYPGNIVEGCLPLGQYDAIFCRNLIIYLDDNSRECLVRLFSEKLKKGGLLFVGHAEALPIFNKYFSPVRRPGVFAFKKNGAGPVEGRACKPASVERVKDSPECGRSTCLVHSVSDKAPRRAKRTISPVTTVKPRVVKNIQVQVSEKQQFSLKDIKVLADRGETARALSLCEAKLLADGPQPDMLHLCGLLCEAQGNPVKAEEYYNKAIYLNPKHLDSLIHLSLLVETRGDKRKAAILRNRVQRAENQNEAG, from the coding sequence ATGAACCTTGAGCCATTTAAGAAAATTCTAAAAAAGGCGATGGGCCTTGCTCCTGATTCTCTTGGAAAGTCCGGGGTAAAGCATGCCTTACAAGTTAGGATGCGTGAGCTTGGATGCGATGAAGCGCAATATTTGAACGTGTTGCGAAATGATGAACGCGAAGTGTCTGAGTTGGTTGAAGAAGTTGTTGTGCCGGAAACGTGGTTTTTTAGAGATACAAAGCCTTTTGAGTTGCTTTCTGAAACAGCTTTAAGTTGCCGGAAGGATTCTTTCAAAGTTTTAAGTGCTCCATGCTCTACAGGTGAGGAACCGTACTCAGTTGCTATGGCTCTTATGGGGGCGGGACTTCCTCAGAAACGTATTAGAGTTGATGCCGTTGATATCAGCGTGCGAGCTTTAGATAAGGCTAAAAAGGGCGTTTATACAGATAATTCTTTCAGGTCTGAGCTTCCCCCTTATGCCGAGGGTTGCTTTGAGAAAAAAGAGCATGGGCGAATTCTTGCGGATCGAGTTAGAAATATAGTAAATTTTTATCCGGGTAATATTGTTGAGGGATGTCTGCCACTTGGACAATATGACGCAATTTTTTGCCGGAATCTCATAATTTATCTCGATGATAATTCTCGGGAGTGCCTAGTCAGGCTATTTAGTGAAAAGCTGAAAAAAGGTGGACTTCTTTTTGTCGGACATGCTGAGGCTTTGCCTATTTTTAACAAATATTTCAGTCCAGTTAGAAGACCGGGTGTGTTTGCTTTTAAAAAGAATGGAGCCGGACCTGTTGAAGGTAGAGCTTGTAAACCTGCTTCTGTAGAGAGGGTTAAAGATTCTCCGGAGTGTGGACGCTCTACGTGTTTGGTACATTCTGTTAGTGATAAAGCTCCGAGGCGTGCGAAGAGAACAATATCTCCTGTAACTACTGTTAAACCTCGTGTGGTTAAAAATATTCAGGTGCAAGTTTCCGAAAAACAACAGTTTTCATTAAAAGATATAAAAGTTCTAGCTGATAGGGGTGAGACTGCAAGGGCTTTAAGTTTGTGTGAAGCAAAGCTTTTAGCTGATGGTCCCCAGCCGGATATGCTGCATTTATGCGGGTTACTTTGTGAGGCGCAGGGGAACCCTGTGAAAGCTGAAGAATATTATAATAAAGCTATTTACCTTAATCCTAAGCATCTGGATTCGTTAATACATCTTTCTTTGCTGGTAGAAACTAGAGGGGATAAGCGAAAGGCCGCTATTCTTCGTAACAGGGTCCAGCGGGCCGAAAATCAAAATGAGGCCGGATAA
- a CDS encoding chemotaxis protein CheW: MLETCWNEIGYAGDRSCPELVTWSHCYNCPRFTRAGLSLLDRAPPEGYLAENAEAVSISKEEEVRETAGAVVFRISKEWLALTSHVFVSILELGKIRPVPHKNDKYLKGLSSIHGQIEPVVSVRELLGLEEEYLTDEEKGFRVYNRFVCVDMGFGRWIFEADEVLGVHHYFVDALLDAPATVSKAPAAYTKGLFEIDDRRVSLLDEELLFEAFNRIIK, from the coding sequence ATGCTTGAAACATGTTGGAATGAAATAGGGTATGCTGGCGATAGATCCTGTCCTGAGCTAGTAACGTGGAGCCATTGCTATAATTGTCCACGTTTCACACGGGCGGGATTAAGCCTTTTGGACCGCGCACCGCCTGAAGGTTATCTGGCTGAAAACGCAGAGGCCGTTTCAATCAGTAAAGAGGAAGAAGTCAGGGAAACCGCAGGGGCTGTGGTTTTCAGAATATCAAAAGAATGGCTGGCCCTTACATCGCATGTTTTTGTATCAATTCTTGAGCTTGGGAAGATTAGACCTGTTCCTCATAAAAATGATAAATATTTAAAGGGATTGTCCAGTATACATGGACAGATTGAACCAGTGGTTTCAGTTCGAGAGCTTTTGGGGCTTGAGGAAGAATACCTCACTGATGAGGAAAAAGGATTTAGAGTTTATAACCGATTTGTATGTGTAGACATGGGGTTTGGACGTTGGATTTTTGAGGCTGATGAAGTTTTAGGGGTGCATCACTATTTTGTGGATGCTCTGCTTGATGCTCCCGCGACAGTTTCCAAAGCTCCGGCTGCGTATACCAAAGGGCTGTTTGAAATAGATGATAGGCGAGTGTCTTTGTTGGACGAAGAACTGTTGTTTGAAGCTTTTAATCGCATCATAAAGTAA
- a CDS encoding Hpt domain-containing protein — protein sequence MTRDMGDLSMLELFRMEGENHTKVLFSGLPALIKDSSPEVMEPLLRAAQSLRGAARIVSLTDAIDVAEAIEKVLEHCRAGETAASPEIVDVLLSATKFLADLAAVEVEEMDKWLDDNNGLRSEILAKFDGEPVVAPAPSQTNISEPEIASKSEPKPASTAEPTPDPKPSPASVNVSLADSSMLDLFRMEAESHSQSLTSGLLELEKNQSPENVEPLMRAAHSLKGAGRIVGLTGVVGISHAMEDVLEACRKGERVLVSQDIDRLLAATDFFSDMAQLDASELEEWLFANANAIQSAADDLAKPITVAATDPVKDETLKAEISADQTDAQTENKTEVEEESVSAPKVEAPPAPKAEVSLADLSMLDLFRMEAESHSQSLTAGLLELEKNQSADKVEPLMRAAHSMKGAARIVGLMDAVDLAHAMEDLLVACQKGEVKLVTEQIDVLLASTDIYDECAQLDTDLIQDFLSSKKPEMDLLEKGLRGDLDEVRKVLAEINSVAVSSDNDPADSDNSEEPAVGSTADATGSQASDTDGSTVAKSSSEKTTPPARKRVKYPVKKVSKTSEAVVRVSAENLNRLMALAGESLVEAGRLSIFAAAMLRLKAGQRSLLKDVESAVERIGNGEPLEFVINEIKADLSENQKMLSEHASEFDVYRRRSDNISGRLYNEVIASRMRPFSDGGRGFPRLVRDLAKSLGKEVDFIVEGEATAVDRDILERLEAPLNHIIRNSVDHGIEMGPERVAAGKPSNGTIKVIAGHRAGMLFIEVRDDGKGIDPERIRAKVVEKKLAPGRMAAEMSRAELMEFLFLPGFSTAGKVTEISGRGVGLDVVHSMVQEVGGTVRADSEPGEGMSFSMQLPLTLSVIRTLLVDISGEPYAVPLSRISRIASILPDQLKLVEDRQYVSLDNANVGLVPASQILGTAVTKKEDENIKVVVISDRMNKYGLVVDDFMGEQDLVVRPLDSRFGKVPDINSVALMPDGSPVLILDAEDLVRSIDNLLSGGRLTKVGMDAVNTGPVQRILVVDDSLTVREVERKLLANHGYEVDTAVDGMDGFNAVVTGDYDLVVTDVDMPRMNGLELTRKIKSNPDYKAIPVMMVSYKDREEDKLRGLEAGADYYLTKSSFHDETLLTAVEDLIGGITK from the coding sequence GTGACTCGCGATATGGGCGATCTTTCCATGCTTGAGCTTTTTCGCATGGAGGGTGAAAACCACACCAAGGTGCTATTTTCGGGTTTGCCTGCCCTTATTAAAGACTCGTCTCCTGAAGTTATGGAGCCACTTTTGCGTGCGGCCCAGTCTCTTAGAGGAGCGGCGCGTATTGTCAGCCTTACGGATGCGATAGATGTTGCTGAAGCAATTGAAAAAGTTCTTGAGCATTGCCGTGCCGGTGAAACAGCGGCTTCACCTGAAATAGTTGATGTGCTTCTTTCGGCTACAAAATTTTTGGCGGACCTTGCTGCTGTAGAAGTTGAAGAAATGGACAAGTGGCTTGATGATAATAACGGGCTTCGTTCCGAAATTTTGGCTAAATTTGATGGTGAGCCAGTTGTTGCACCAGCTCCGTCTCAAACTAATATTTCTGAGCCAGAAATTGCGAGTAAGTCAGAGCCAAAACCTGCGAGTACGGCTGAGCCTACTCCTGATCCGAAGCCAAGCCCTGCCAGTGTGAATGTTTCTCTTGCGGATTCTTCCATGCTTGATCTTTTCCGTATGGAGGCAGAATCCCATTCGCAGTCATTAACTTCCGGCCTTCTTGAACTCGAAAAGAATCAGTCTCCCGAAAATGTGGAGCCTTTAATGCGCGCCGCCCATTCACTTAAGGGTGCGGGACGTATTGTCGGGCTTACTGGAGTTGTTGGGATTTCTCATGCGATGGAAGACGTCCTTGAGGCATGTCGTAAGGGCGAAAGAGTGCTGGTATCGCAGGATATAGATAGATTGCTTGCCGCAACAGATTTCTTTTCCGATATGGCCCAATTGGATGCAAGTGAGCTTGAAGAATGGCTGTTTGCCAACGCAAATGCCATACAAAGTGCTGCTGATGATTTGGCAAAACCTATTACCGTAGCAGCAACTGATCCTGTTAAGGATGAAACTTTAAAAGCTGAAATTTCCGCAGATCAAACTGATGCTCAAACTGAGAATAAGACGGAAGTCGAAGAAGAATCTGTTTCAGCTCCCAAAGTAGAAGCTCCTCCGGCTCCTAAGGCTGAGGTCTCTTTAGCTGATCTTTCCATGCTCGATCTTTTCCGTATGGAGGCAGAATCCCACTCACAGTCTTTGACCGCAGGCCTTCTTGAACTGGAAAAGAATCAATCTGCCGACAAAGTAGAGCCATTGATGCGGGCGGCCCATTCCATGAAAGGTGCAGCTAGAATTGTCGGGCTTATGGACGCCGTTGATCTTGCGCATGCTATGGAAGATTTGCTTGTAGCTTGTCAGAAGGGTGAAGTTAAGCTGGTTACTGAGCAGATAGATGTGCTCCTTGCTTCAACTGATATATATGATGAATGCGCTCAGCTTGATACCGACTTAATTCAGGACTTTTTATCATCTAAAAAGCCTGAGATGGATCTGCTGGAAAAGGGGCTGCGTGGCGATTTGGATGAAGTGCGAAAAGTGCTGGCTGAAATTAATTCTGTCGCCGTTTCTTCTGACAACGATCCGGCTGATTCCGACAATTCTGAAGAACCCGCTGTCGGTAGTACTGCCGACGCAACAGGTTCACAGGCTTCCGATACAGATGGATCTACGGTGGCCAAATCTTCTTCTGAAAAAACTACTCCTCCCGCTCGGAAGAGAGTTAAATATCCCGTAAAAAAAGTTTCTAAAACCAGTGAAGCGGTAGTTAGAGTTTCAGCGGAAAATCTTAACAGGTTGATGGCTCTTGCTGGCGAAAGTCTTGTGGAAGCCGGACGTTTGAGTATCTTTGCCGCGGCAATGTTAAGACTTAAAGCTGGTCAGCGCTCTCTGCTGAAAGACGTTGAATCTGCCGTGGAAAGGATAGGAAATGGCGAGCCTTTAGAGTTTGTAATTAATGAAATTAAAGCTGATCTGAGCGAGAATCAAAAAATGCTCTCTGAGCACGCCAGCGAGTTTGACGTTTATCGCAGGCGTTCTGATAATATTTCCGGTAGACTTTATAATGAAGTTATTGCCAGCCGTATGCGTCCTTTCTCTGACGGTGGTAGAGGTTTTCCACGTTTGGTGCGCGACCTTGCAAAGTCCCTTGGTAAGGAAGTCGATTTCATAGTTGAAGGTGAAGCTACTGCTGTTGATAGAGATATTCTTGAGCGGCTTGAAGCTCCGCTTAATCATATAATCCGAAATTCTGTTGATCACGGTATTGAAATGGGACCTGAGCGGGTAGCTGCTGGAAAGCCTTCAAACGGAACTATTAAGGTAATAGCCGGGCATCGGGCAGGTATGCTTTTTATCGAAGTCCGTGACGATGGTAAGGGAATTGATCCCGAGCGTATCAGGGCTAAAGTTGTAGAGAAAAAACTTGCTCCGGGCAGGATGGCCGCTGAAATGAGCCGTGCTGAGCTTATGGAATTTTTGTTTCTTCCGGGCTTCTCAACTGCGGGTAAGGTTACTGAGATTTCAGGACGCGGAGTTGGGCTGGATGTAGTTCATTCCATGGTTCAGGAGGTCGGTGGAACCGTTCGAGCCGATTCTGAACCGGGCGAAGGTATGTCTTTTTCTATGCAGTTGCCACTCACTCTTTCTGTTATCCGAACTCTTTTAGTTGATATTTCAGGCGAGCCGTATGCTGTGCCGCTGAGCCGTATCAGCCGCATTGCTTCCATTTTGCCAGATCAACTTAAGCTCGTTGAAGATAGGCAATATGTCTCTCTCGACAATGCAAATGTTGGGCTTGTTCCTGCTTCGCAAATCCTCGGGACAGCCGTTACTAAAAAAGAAGATGAGAATATTAAGGTCGTTGTTATCAGCGACCGTATGAATAAATATGGCCTTGTGGTTGACGATTTTATGGGTGAACAGGATCTTGTAGTTAGACCCCTCGACAGTCGATTCGGGAAAGTTCCTGATATCAATTCCGTTGCGCTCATGCCGGATGGTTCACCTGTCTTAATTTTAGATGCTGAGGATCTTGTCCGCTCTATTGATAATCTTCTTTCGGGCGGAAGGCTTACGAAAGTAGGGATGGATGCTGTTAATACTGGTCCTGTACAGCGTATTTTAGTTGTCGATGATTCCCTTACCGTTCGCGAGGTTGAACGCAAACTTCTAGCTAATCATGGTTACGAAGTTGATACCGCTGTGGATGGTATGGATGGATTTAATGCCGTTGTAACAGGTGATTACGATCTCGTTGTAACTGATGTTGATATGCCTCGGATGAATGGACTGGAGCTTACTAGAAAGATTAAATCAAATCCTGATTATAAGGCGATTCCTGTCATGATGGTATCATATAAAGATCGAGAGGAAGATAAGTTGCGCGGACTTGAAGCCGGAGCTGATTACTATCTGACCAAGAGCAGCTTTCATGATGAAACTCTGCTG
- a CDS encoding chemotaxis protein CheW, whose translation MLVLTFRIAEYSYAIKAMLVAEVVPPAIYKELPRSPEYVNGIFNYRGTITPVVDLSMLAIDAPCKPMMSTRVIILDLADIDDSEPRGEKFLGLLAENITETINIVDSDFESSGLEIPDAPWLGKVARVDGGMLQLIEPGKLLSDELRMVLFPKEDSAQAAG comes from the coding sequence ATGCTAGTACTTACATTCAGGATAGCTGAATATTCATATGCTATTAAAGCAATGCTGGTCGCAGAGGTAGTACCGCCTGCTATCTACAAAGAGCTGCCGCGTTCACCTGAGTATGTGAATGGTATTTTCAATTATCGGGGGACAATAACCCCGGTTGTGGATCTATCCATGCTAGCGATAGATGCACCGTGTAAACCTATGATGAGTACGCGGGTAATTATTTTAGACCTTGCGGATATTGATGACAGTGAACCGCGCGGTGAGAAATTCCTTGGATTGCTTGCAGAAAATATAACCGAAACTATCAATATTGTTGATTCAGATTTTGAATCTTCAGGACTTGAAATTCCGGATGCCCCATGGCTTGGCAAAGTGGCAAGAGTTGATGGCGGCATGCTTCAGTTGATTGAACCGGGGAAGTTGCTTTCAGATGAGTTGCGAATGGTCCTTTTTCCGAAAGAAGACTCGGCGCAGGCTGCTGGGTAG